The DNA region actttttaccagccagttttttttttttgcctgaatagtgaatgataacactgtttttaatatataaattaaatataataattttttagagctacaaaagtgaatttctctttgtcttaggttgtttgattaacattaatgacacagacttaagtatgttaattgaggttactgtctctttaagaccagcacagacacagtttttgactctctagtctctatacatacacttaagttAAGACATAacgaaatgttttattagaataagaatactgttgagatcattttgtttattatacgtgccctgtcaagagcagaaagattttatgtacgcTTGTTTTTAGGAACGCGTCTCTCCGATGTTCCCTATTGAGTGCCCTTAAACccgcgcgcgcacacagagatgGAGCGggcacaaactgcgcacataaacgccccacatacgttgtttttcattactcttttcgcaaaatgtatgttaatatacTACAGTCGACACAGTAGTGCAACTCtctttaaagtttacacatcaagagttctgatccgtcacagcagcactacacatctgtgcaactgtgaTTATACTGTAGTCTATGTCAGCATTGCGTTCACATACCATCTCACCAACAGTTTAAAACTTAacttactcgcacatccaaacgtagtcagagaagtgcctcatcttctttccaatcgcatgaacgttgcgaaacagcagtcgcatcctctcaatgaatcactcaatttgcatcaGTGATATGCGCAGCttgataagaaatgagcggTTGCCGGTTAcccaaacaaatattttaatgatattcgggcCGCGGTGAGTCGGTCGGGTTTAAAAACTCTTTTGAAAAAtggcgggcgggttagttgaaaatgtcggtcgggagtgggttgtttatacattgacccgcgcatcactgattcgcattggctacccgccaatgtggctggtagattgacagtgttacccgccaattgcaaaatccacccgcatttggcgcgtggtcgggtgttaatttcaggccctgctcacagcacatctaatacaagtcaatggagttggacaaaaactacgataaaacacctgttggaaagcatcttttgcagcgatttttgtgtgagcatatcagtgaacacccctgaccactcgctgagtttcacgtctttgtaaacgaaagtttaatgcattttaggaaggattatttcagtgcacctatgcagccattgtagaggtgtgaggtgatacaagaaacacccgaaaattctcgggccagcatcatatgtccaaatttcagtcaaaaccgttttatttcatcataaacaatctgaaaacaggcctttaagtgtaaaatacccaacttgtcctttaagcaaCCATGAGCCGCAATCTCCGGGACGACAAGCAAATGGAATGCAGATTTAAATTCGCTCATCTGTACCTCGCACCAAATCATATCATTGACACCACCATGTGATCAATTAATCTATTCGGGACTTTGGAGTGTTTGCTCAGAGAAGAGCTGTCAATCACTCAGAAGTATGAGAAGGAGGTGTGGGGTTAGTTTGCATCAAGTCACAGCTTCCAATGACGACATCATATAGAGAAGGAGAACAGGAGatgtaataaacacaaactaaattACTGGTGAGAAAAAATAGGCTTAAGCCATAAAGTGCCAAGGTAAGAAAAGAATAAAGATGAGGAGAAAAGATACAAGTATGTATGCTGCTGTGTCACCTGGTTATGagttatatgtataatataattaaatgtctAGTATCAAAtcactgattcttgaaactttggcaaaaatatgtcccactaagaaaagtgttaattctgttggaaattaataacattttcatgaagaaaaagaatcaatgttataatcagggggtcctttacacatatgtaaggttcttttataggtttatttttattttttattaatttaatgattatatgctggcccattgcctataaaatcagctgtcctcggttaagagataatcatttcaacttgattaaaaaagccaaaagtaataattgaattaaatgatatatttaccacatgaaagaATACATTGTAATATGCATTAAAAACTCCAAACAGTGAGTAttgaacaatatttactattattttgtgattgctcaaaatgtgtcccacatatttgtcaccaccgtcagatatttataaaacgcaataaaatcagacaactacagggtcaactgcattcctgaggaccccattttcaaaccttcagctctactgcatgcttcaagatcactcaagctcctgtatgtttgatattttctcttaaacttcttcatatttttggacactgctactgtgacaaccataacatgtcaacaccgtcatctttgtataaaaaaatattagattagatCATGAAATAGATGTATAATTTTTCACTATCTAGCTTGCTAAGCAATTACAAGTAGAgcagtaatttttatttttcttacagtATGTAACATTAAATACTACAATTATTTTAGGGTCACGTTGACTTATATTTTCTCCACATATTACTATAATAGCAAATTGAACAAAACTATAGACTAACACAGATgaactatgaaagtcaatactATGACAGAATGAATCCATAAtatatcaaaacaaaaacacaacccGGTGGCCCAATTTGTTTTCagaggtttgtttttggttcaGACATCCATTGCAGGCATTCTTGGCAGTTTTTCCTGAGGCTTTTTTAATATGCATACCGTCATTGGATTTATACCGTACTGACCGAAATGGAGAAGTATACCGTGATAAAAATTTTGGCCATATCGTCCAGCCatatgatagagaaacattgcattttattatttaaaaatgtataggggtggtttcccagacagggattagactagtcctagactaaagtaaatgtaatagctgtccaaactgaaaacaacttgcactgacatattttaaaatacatcaatgccatttgttttgccttaaaatgcacacaagtcatgtttttagtaaggtgtgtttgttaaaacaatttatatttcataattaaactaaggcctagtcctggcttaagctaatccctatCTGGGAAACAACcccataaaacattatttctgaatgttctgtaaaaatattgctgtagaaaacacaattcacttattaggtttagatgttgctgatttgtttcatttaaagtcaccatggtgttgattagtgtttgttttagttggactcttgacccttGACTTTTTGTTTGCTAGTTcttccctggttgtgttaactttgtgtatataaaacacatttgttatgCTAATGTAAAGTTAGTGTAATTCTGTAGCAGTTGGtagataatttgttgttttaagcATTGTGTGtaaattaaaacatgaaattgtCATAACGTTTGAAAATGGTAGAATGTAACATTCATCTAACGTTCAGACAACACagaaacgttcttagaacatcAAGAAAACTGAACACTTTTTATATTGGCAGAATGTTGGGAAGTTTTTTGAGATTGACTAAACAGTCATGTGATTGTTGTTAGTTTTACTTACTTGAGTtttttggtttctttaatcacAAGCTGCAGTCTCACAAGAACTTCATCTGCTTTATTTTTATCTCCAATGAATGGTTTTAGATCAAGTTCATCCAAATGCTGCTCAGacatcaacaacacaaaaactaAAGTTGCCCACTTTGAAGAGGAGAGTTTGGTCTTTCCTACTGATTCAGATGTCGCATAATGTTGAATCTCCTGCAGCAGTGAATCATCACCCAGTTCATTCAGACAGTGAATCAGATTGATGGATTTCTCTGTAGACAGATTCTCATTCATCTTCTCTTTAATGTACTTaacagttttctttttcttgtaGGAGCATCTTCTCATCTGTGTCAGTAGATCCTGTAAGAGAATCTGATTGGACTCCAGTGAAAGACCCAGAAGAAAACGCAGGAAAAGATCCAGATGTCCAATCTTACTCTTTAAAGATTCATCTACAGCTCGCTGATGCAACTCAGATAATGAATCCTGTTTTAATGATTTATATACTTTGATCAAAGTCCTAAACCAGTtcatctttttaacattttggaCAAACACATTTCTGTTGTTGTTTGTGAAGGAGATGTGAGCATAAAGAGCTGCTAGATGTTCCTGGATGCTGAGATGAACAAAGCAGTAAACTTTCCCCTGATACAAACCAAACTCCTCTCTGAAGATCTGAGTACACAATCCTGAGTACACTGATGCTTCTGCTACATCAATGTCACACTCTCTCAGGTCTTCATCATAGAAGATCAGATTGCCTTTCACAAGCTGCTCAAAAGCCAGTTTCCCCAGTTTGAAGATCATGTCTTCATCTTTCTTCTCATAGTCCTTCTGATGTTTGATGTTTGTCTGAATGATCAGGAAGTGTGTGTACATTTGAGTGAGAGTCTTGGGGATCTCTCTTCTCTTTGCTTCACTCAACATTCTCTCTAGAACAGTGACTGAAATCCAGCAGAAGACTGGGATGTGACACATGATGTAGAGACTCCTGGATGACTTCAGGTGTGAGATGATTTGATCAGACAGACTCTTATCACTGATTCTCTTCCTGAAGTATTCCTCCTTCTGTGGATCACTGAAGCCTCGTACCTCTGTGACTCGATCAACACACTCAGAGGGGACGAGATCAGCTGCTGCTGGTCTGGAGGTGATCCAGATGAGAGCAGAGGGAAACAGATTCCCCTTGATGAGGTTTGTCAGCATCACGTCCACTGAGGTTGATTCACTTACATCACACAACCTCACTCTGCTGTGAAAATCCAGAGACAGACGACACTCATCCAAACCATCAAAGATGAACAACACTTTATATTCATCACTGAAGATTTCCATTTCTTTTGTCTCTGGGAAGAAAAGATGAAGAAGATCTAAAAGACTGAGTGTTTTGTTCTTCATCAAATTGATCTCTCTGAAAGGAAGTGGAAATATGAGGTGGACGTCCTGATTCTCTTTCTCTTCAACCCAGTCCAGAATGAACTTCTGTACAGAGACTGTTTTTCCAATGCCAGCGACTCCCTTTGTCAGCACACTTCTGATGTGTTTGTCTTGTTCAGGTAAAGGTTTAAAGATGTCATTACATTTGATTGGTGTCTCCTCTGTTGTTGTTCTTCTGGATTGTGTCTCAATCTGTCTCACCTCATGTTCATTACTGATCTCTCCACTTTCACTCTCTGTGATGTAGAGCTCTGTGTAGATCTCATTCAGTAGTGTTGGGTTTCTCTTATTTGATGTTACCTCATACAAACACTCAAACTTCTTCCTCAGATTTGATCTGAATGTGTTCAGGACTTCAGTAAGATCAGAGTCATGACtgtaaattaataattaatatatcAGATTACACAAATACCTGTAAGAGTAAAAATGTACAGAACAAAATGTTTGTATCATAAGACACAAATTTAACATTTGGtttgtaaaatgttaaatttaGGCAGAATAGAAAAGGTCAACATTTTCTAGCATTTTCTACTAAAAAAAATCCTATAATTCACCTGAAATGAGGACTTATGTTTTCATTGAAGTCTTGTGGTTGATTATCAGATTGTTCAATCTTCCTCCTCTGACAGTCAGGTTCTGTTATTTGTCTGAATGGCAAGAATGAGAATCAAGAATTTctttacattttacttttagTGGATTTTCACGTAACTttattacctttacattttttacacTGCTGTGAATTAGGGATTTGCACAAATGGTTGAATATTTAATCTGCAATAATAATTTGAATGGAAGTAATGgtattcaaatgtttgtttttaactctttcgccaccATTGGCaagttaactcatcaattaagagaaattgcttccctgccaattatGAGTTTTTTCCGGCAATACCATTATTATCCATCATAGGGCGCTCCTACCCAACTTATGCAACCAGGAAGCAACCCCTCCCCCAGAACAGTTCAGAcccgatccgatcacgtgatcggaaatcggccccgatcacgtggtttcagactcgatcggaatcggacaTTACCTTCCGATCAGGATTCGGATACATgtgcagggtttaaattggtCCAGGAccgtccggggctaagccccggcacaCATACCGAAGGTCTCGCTGTGCTCCGCGCCAGTATatgcgctgcgctggtgcgtgtgaactgacgcGAATAAtgatgtgttttcattcataggcttcacacaCTCGTGCATGCGGTGCACCCATGACAAAACCGGGTTTTaaccgctcatttaaacgacaCGTCGATCGTTTTTGTCACCATGTGCTCTGTTAATCTACATCAGTATGCAGCTCCgtgtctcactcagaacctcaagaacgcaCATTTGCGCAGTAGGATCACATTACAcattgt from Paramisgurnus dabryanus chromosome 8, PD_genome_1.1, whole genome shotgun sequence includes:
- the LOC135771605 gene encoding protein NLRC3-like, yielding MISRGKKWQLTKQITEPDCQRRKIEQSDNQPQDFNENISPHFSHDSDLTEVLNTFRSNLRKKFECLYEVTSNKRNPTLLNEIYTELYITESESGEISNEHEVRQIETQSRRTTTEETPIKCNDIFKPLPEQDKHIRSVLTKGVAGIGKTVSVQKFILDWVEEKENQDVHLIFPLPFREINLMKNKTLSLLDLLHLFFPETKEMEIFSDEYKVLFIFDGLDECRLSLDFHSRVRLCDVSESTSVDVMLTNLIKGNLFPSALIWITSRPAAADLVPSECVDRVTEVRGFSDPQKEEYFRKRISDKSLSDQIISHLKSSRSLYIMCHIPVFCWISVTVLERMLSEAKRREIPKTLTQMYTHFLIIQTNIKHQKDYEKKDEDMIFKLGKLAFEQLVKGNLIFYDEDLRECDIDVAEASVYSGLCTQIFREEFGLYQGKVYCFVHLSIQEHLAALYAHISFTNNNRNVFVQNVKKMNWFRTLIKVYKSLKQDSLSELHQRAVDESLKSKIGHLDLFLRFLLGLSLESNQILLQDLLTQMRRCSYKKKKTVKYIKEKMNENLSTEKSINLIHCLNELGDDSLLQEIQHYATSESVGKTKLSSSKWATLVFVLLMSEQHLDELDLKPFIGDKNKADEVLVRLQLVIKETKKLNLYGCDITDKGCVALTSALRSNPSHLRDLDLSDNNLRDSGVKLISDVLKNPDCKLEILKLCYCDITDEGCVALTSALRSNPSHLRELDLSYNNLRDSGVKLISDVLKNPDCKLEILK